From Xylanibacter oryzae DSM 17970, a single genomic window includes:
- a CDS encoding F0F1 ATP synthase subunit gamma: protein MPSLKEIKTRIASVNSTRKITSAMKMVASSKLHHAQVMIQNMLPYEDLLERILKSFLSSEADAQTVFSLERPVKRVALIVYASNSSLCGGFNTNVIKMMQQAIEEYKSLGNDNILIYPIGRRIAEKVAKLGLKSGGSFLELADKPNSSQCIDIAKDIMDKFNKGELDRVEMIYHHFKSAGSQVLTRRTFLPIDLSEDFTADNDRDLSSNVVTAKAQEYLRKKKSKEYQSGESVPLNDDFIVEPDLKTVLNELIPKMLHLMVYTALLDSNASEHAARMVAMQTATDNADEILRQLNLQYNKSRQQAITNELLDIVGGSVNN, encoded by the coding sequence ATGCCGTCACTAAAAGAGATAAAAACTCGAATAGCATCCGTCAACAGTACCCGTAAGATTACGAGTGCGATGAAGATGGTAGCGTCATCCAAACTGCATCATGCCCAAGTGATGATTCAGAACATGTTGCCTTACGAGGACTTGCTTGAACGGATCTTAAAATCATTCTTGTCAAGCGAAGCAGACGCACAGACTGTATTCAGCCTGGAGCGTCCAGTAAAGCGTGTTGCTCTGATCGTCTATGCATCCAACAGCAGTCTTTGCGGTGGTTTCAATACCAACGTCATTAAGATGATGCAGCAAGCTATTGAAGAGTATAAAAGTCTCGGCAACGATAACATTCTGATATATCCTATCGGTCGTCGTATTGCCGAAAAAGTGGCGAAACTCGGATTGAAATCAGGGGGTAGTTTCTTAGAATTGGCCGATAAGCCAAATTCTTCGCAGTGCATAGACATAGCCAAAGACATAATGGACAAGTTTAACAAGGGTGAGTTAGACCGTGTAGAGATGATATACCATCACTTTAAGAGTGCAGGTTCACAGGTTCTTACACGTCGTACTTTCCTTCCGATAGACTTGAGCGAAGATTTCACAGCCGACAATGACCGTGACCTTTCTTCTAATGTTGTTACGGCTAAGGCCCAGGAATATCTCCGAAAAAAGAAATCAAAAGAATACCAGTCGGGAGAATCAGTGCCACTCAATGATGACTTCATCGTAGAGCCCGATTTGAAGACTGTTCTTAACGAGTTGATACCTAAGATGCTTCATCTCATGGTCTACACTGCTCTGTTGGATAGCAACGCATCTGAGCATGCTGCCCGAATGGTTGCCATGCAGACTGCAACCGATAATGCTGATGAAATTTTACGTCAGCTCAACTTGCAGTACAATAAGAGTCGTCAGCAGGCTATTACCAATGAATTGCTTGATATCGTTGGAGGTTCTGTCAACAACTAG
- the atpA gene encoding F0F1 ATP synthase subunit alpha yields the protein MSDKIKPSEVSEVLLKQLQGISSGEKFDEVGTVLQVSDGVARIYGLRNAEANELLEFENGTMAIVMNLEEDNVGCILLGSTSGIKEGMVVKRTKRIASIRVNDNMLGRVINTLGEPIDGKGDIDLSESFEMPLDRKAPGVIYRQPVKEPLQTGLKAVDSMIPIGRGQRELIIGDRQTGKTAIAVDTIINQKSFYEAGKPVYCIYVAIGQKASTVAALVSTLKEHGAMPYTIIVAATAADPAAMQYYAPFAGAAIGEYFRDRGYSALVVYDDLSKQAVAYREVSLILRRPSGREAYPGDVFYLHSRLLERAARVNDQQEIAEQMNDLPECLKGHVKGGGSLTALPIIETQAGDVSAYIPTNVISITDGQIYLETDLFNQGFRPAINVGISVSRVGGSAQVKSMKKVAGTLKIDMAQYRELEAFSKFSSDMDAVTAMTLDRGRKNNQLLIQPQYSPMPVGEQIAIIYCGTHGLMRDVPVDNVRECQDSFLDKLRSTHQDAIETLGSGQINDDVTKVIESTMADIAGQYKK from the coding sequence ATGTCAGATAAAATAAAACCAAGCGAAGTATCCGAAGTTCTGCTTAAACAGCTCCAGGGTATCAGTAGCGGTGAGAAGTTTGATGAGGTAGGTACTGTGCTCCAGGTGAGCGACGGTGTAGCCCGCATCTACGGCTTGCGCAATGCTGAGGCCAACGAACTGCTTGAGTTTGAAAATGGTACCATGGCAATAGTGATGAACTTGGAAGAAGACAATGTCGGTTGTATTCTTTTGGGTTCTACATCAGGCATCAAAGAAGGAATGGTCGTTAAGAGAACGAAGCGAATTGCTTCAATCCGTGTAAACGACAACATGCTAGGACGTGTCATCAATACTCTTGGTGAACCGATTGACGGCAAGGGAGACATAGATCTCTCCGAATCATTCGAAATGCCGCTTGATCGTAAGGCCCCTGGAGTTATCTACCGTCAACCAGTAAAAGAGCCTCTACAGACAGGTCTGAAAGCTGTCGACTCAATGATTCCTATCGGTCGTGGTCAGCGTGAACTTATCATCGGTGACCGTCAGACAGGTAAGACAGCCATCGCTGTTGATACAATCATAAATCAGAAGAGTTTCTACGAAGCAGGCAAACCTGTATATTGTATATATGTAGCTATCGGTCAGAAAGCATCTACCGTAGCAGCCCTTGTCTCTACGCTCAAGGAGCATGGAGCAATGCCATATACAATAATCGTAGCAGCAACAGCCGCTGATCCGGCAGCTATGCAATATTACGCACCTTTTGCAGGTGCAGCAATTGGAGAATATTTCCGTGATCGTGGATATTCAGCTCTCGTAGTATACGATGACCTGTCAAAACAGGCTGTTGCATATCGTGAGGTCTCTTTAATCCTTCGCCGTCCATCAGGTCGTGAAGCATATCCGGGTGATGTGTTCTATCTCCATAGCCGTCTGCTTGAGCGTGCAGCTCGTGTTAACGACCAGCAGGAAATTGCTGAGCAGATGAACGACTTACCTGAGTGTCTTAAAGGACATGTAAAAGGTGGTGGTTCACTTACAGCCCTTCCTATTATTGAAACTCAGGCAGGAGACGTTTCCGCATATATCCCAACAAACGTAATTTCAATTACTGATGGTCAGATATATCTAGAAACCGACCTATTCAACCAAGGTTTCCGTCCAGCTATTAATGTCGGTATCTCTGTAAGCCGTGTAGGTGGTTCTGCACAGGTTAAGAGTATGAAGAAAGTAGCCGGAACATTGAAGATAGATATGGCGCAGTATCGTGAGTTAGAGGCCTTCTCTAAGTTCTCTAGTGATATGGATGCCGTCACAGCCATGACATTGGACCGTGGTCGTAAGAACAACCAGTTACTTATACAGCCACAATACAGTCCTATGCCAGTAGGCGAGCAGATAGCCATCATATATTGCGGTACCCATGGACTGATGCGAGATGTTCCTGTAGATAATGTTCGTGAGTGTCAGGATTCATTCCTTGACAAGTTGCGCAGCACCCATCAGGATGCAATCGAAACATTAGGTTCAGGTCAAATAAACGATGATGTTACCAAAGTCATCGAATCTACAATGGCCGACATAGCCGGACAATATAAAAAGTAA
- a CDS encoding F0F1 ATP synthase subunit delta, which produces MDLGVISVRYARALLKSSCEAKLEDTVYHEMQTLAKSYISVPELRFMIDNPMLAKDKKHDILITACGGDISNLTTSFIRLVLDEDRENTLQFMANSYITLYRQQKNIIRGKLTTAAVVSPATEQKMKQMVESKTNGTVEFESEVDHDIIGGFILEYDTYRLDASVQNQLRTVLTQLKK; this is translated from the coding sequence ATGGATTTAGGAGTAATATCGGTAAGATACGCGCGAGCACTGCTAAAAAGTAGTTGCGAAGCTAAACTTGAGGATACGGTGTATCATGAGATGCAGACTCTTGCAAAGAGTTATATCAGTGTGCCCGAACTGAGGTTTATGATAGATAACCCGATGCTTGCCAAGGATAAGAAACATGATATCCTCATTACTGCATGTGGCGGAGATATATCAAATCTTACAACCAGTTTTATCAGACTGGTACTGGACGAGGATAGGGAAAACACCCTGCAATTCATGGCTAATTCGTATATCACTCTATACAGACAACAGAAGAATATCATCCGCGGGAAACTTACTACCGCTGCTGTTGTATCTCCAGCCACAGAGCAGAAGATGAAACAGATGGTAGAGAGTAAAACTAATGGAACTGTGGAGTTCGAGTCAGAAGTGGACCACGATATTATAGGCGGGTTCATTCTTGAATACGACACATACAGACTGGATGCAAGTGTACAGAATCAGTTGCGCACAGTGCTGACACAGCTTAAGAAATAA
- the atpF gene encoding F0F1 ATP synthase subunit B codes for MSLLIPDTGLLFWMALVFIIVLAILWKWGFPVIVKMVNDRKAYIDDSLQKAHEANEKLANIRIESESMLQEAREKQAQILKEAADTRDAIVLKAQDKAKDEGTRLISEAKAEIDSEKQNAIREIRAQVAELSVQIAEKILRKKLDSDEKQMDMIDRLLDEVSVDDNK; via the coding sequence ATGTCATTATTAATTCCTGATACTGGTTTGCTGTTCTGGATGGCCCTTGTGTTCATCATTGTACTTGCAATCTTGTGGAAGTGGGGTTTCCCCGTCATCGTAAAGATGGTAAACGACCGCAAGGCATACATAGATGATAGCCTTCAAAAAGCTCACGAAGCCAACGAGAAACTAGCCAATATCCGTATTGAAAGTGAATCCATGCTGCAAGAAGCACGCGAGAAACAGGCGCAGATATTAAAAGAAGCTGCCGACACTCGCGATGCCATTGTACTTAAGGCGCAAGACAAAGCTAAAGACGAAGGAACCCGTTTGATATCAGAAGCCAAGGCTGAGATTGATAGCGAGAAACAGAACGCCATACGCGAGATCCGTGCCCAAGTAGCTGAACTCAGCGTTCAGATTGCTGAGAAGATACTTCGTAAGAAGTTAGACTCAGACGAAAAGCAGATGGATATGATAGACCGGCTGCTGGATGAAGTCTCTGTAGACGATAATAAATAA
- the atpE gene encoding ATP synthase F0 subunit C, translating to MLSLLLADVAIAKFGAAVGAGLAAIGAGIGIGRIGGQAMDAMARQPEKMGDLRSSMIIAAALVEGVAFFAVIIALLALFA from the coding sequence ATGTTATCATTATTATTAGCAGATGTTGCTATCGCAAAGTTTGGTGCCGCTGTAGGCGCAGGTTTAGCTGCCATTGGTGCAGGTATTGGTATTGGACGTATTGGTGGTCAGGCTATGGATGCTATGGCACGCCAGCCAGAGAAGATGGGTGATCTACGTTCAAGTATGATTATCGCAGCTGCTCTTGTTGAGGGTGTTGCATTCTTCGCTGTCATTATAGCATTGCTAGCACTGTTTGCATAA
- the atpB gene encoding F0F1 ATP synthase subunit A, which translates to MTRLKQLLLILMLALVVAPSYASGSEPAKKGIDFQGTLWGHIKDSYEWHITNIGKTPVIISLPVIVKSTTGWHVFCSSAFSEEKDAKGNRPGPYGLYISGSKDHENKICETVNGAEVRPLDLSITKTVTVLFIDAILLLICVLVPARWCKKHKVDDSAPKGFTGFMSMFIMYIYNDVVKASLGKEADKYAPYLLTCFFFIFIANIMGVMPFPPGGGNLTGNIACTFFLAICTFVITNVTGTKAYWKDIFWPEVPMWLKVPVPLMPFIEFFSIFTKPLALMIRLFANMMAGHAIAISLTCIIFIMFGVNAVAGSSMTVVSVAMSIFMMLLEILVCFIQALVFTMLSAVFISLAHVKGEAEAKMVK; encoded by the coding sequence ATGACAAGATTAAAACAATTGCTCTTGATATTGATGTTGGCGCTAGTCGTAGCACCTTCTTATGCTTCAGGTTCAGAACCAGCAAAGAAAGGTATCGATTTTCAAGGCACTTTGTGGGGTCATATCAAGGATTCTTATGAATGGCACATCACCAATATAGGTAAGACACCAGTCATCATCAGTCTCCCTGTCATAGTGAAGAGTACCACAGGCTGGCATGTGTTTTGCAGTAGCGCCTTTTCTGAAGAGAAAGACGCTAAAGGCAACCGCCCCGGTCCTTATGGACTTTACATATCTGGCAGTAAAGACCATGAAAACAAGATTTGCGAGACTGTCAACGGTGCAGAGGTACGTCCTCTCGACCTGTCTATAACAAAGACAGTAACCGTATTGTTCATAGACGCAATCCTGTTATTGATATGTGTGTTAGTACCTGCACGTTGGTGCAAGAAACACAAAGTTGATGATTCCGCACCAAAAGGATTCACCGGCTTTATGAGCATGTTTATCATGTACATCTATAATGATGTAGTGAAAGCATCTCTTGGTAAGGAAGCAGACAAATATGCACCTTATTTACTTACGTGTTTCTTCTTTATCTTCATAGCCAATATCATGGGAGTTATGCCTTTTCCACCGGGAGGAGGTAACCTTACGGGAAATATAGCCTGTACGTTTTTCTTAGCCATTTGTACATTTGTGATAACAAATGTTACAGGCACGAAAGCATATTGGAAAGATATTTTCTGGCCGGAAGTTCCTATGTGGCTTAAGGTACCGGTACCATTAATGCCATTCATTGAATTCTTCAGTATCTTCACAAAACCGTTGGCACTTATGATTCGACTTTTTGCCAACATGATGGCTGGACATGCCATTGCGATATCACTTACATGCATAATCTTCATTATGTTTGGAGTCAACGCAGTAGCAGGTTCATCAATGACTGTAGTCAGTGTAGCGATGAGCATTTTCATGATGCTTCTCGAAATTCTGGTATGCTTCATTCAAGCATTAGTATTTACAATGCTTAGTGCAGTATTCATCTCGCTCGCCCATGTTAAAGGTGAGGCTGAAGCTAAAATGGTTAAATAG